The Cottoperca gobio chromosome 8, fCotGob3.1, whole genome shotgun sequence genome contains the following window.
GATCTTCGCCAACATCCAGCGGACGGGCGGTAGGCCTACGTGTAACATCGCCTGGCCGCAGCCGGCGAACATCTGGCGCGCGGCTTTCATCATTTACACCTCCACGGTCGGATTCTTCTGCCCTCTCCTCATCATCTGCCTCTGCTACCTGATCATCGTCTTCAAGGTCCGCAGCTCGGGGAAAAAGGTCCACGCCACCTCCACCAAGCGCAGAAAGTCGGAGCGAAAAGTGACGCGCATGGTCGTGATTGTCGTCGCCGTGTTTGTGTTCTGCTGGCTGCCCTTCTACGCCCTCAACATCatcaacctgctggtggcgctgcCCGAAGAGTACCAGGGGCTTTACTATTTCGTCGTCGTGCTCGGCTACGCTAACAGCTGCGCCAACCCCATCGTCTACGGCTTCCTGTCGGACAACTTCAAGAGGGGTTTCCGGAAAGCCCTCTGCCGCTCCACGAGAAAAGTGGAGAACCACGAGCCCATGGCGCGCCAGCAGGAGCAGAAAGAAGGCCGGATGGCGCTCATGCCCAGGGAGAGCCTGAGACGGGTGGTCAGACGcgaagaagacgaagatgaggaAGACGTCTCGGAAATGACCGAGATCTACAGAATCGCCGAAAGTAGCCACAGCAGCTTCCAGCCGCAGAGCTCGCAGCCGCTGTTGTCCGAGAAAGCGACGACTCCTGGAGCGACGGAGCTGTCGTCCCCGGACAGGAAGGACAAGTCTGGGGACGTGAAGGGGAAAGATCTCGCCAACGGCTCCACGCTGACCGTACCGTTGCTCCTCAATGGAAACAAAAACGGGAGCATTAAAACTCTGCCAGAGGAACACTTGGAACAGAGCGCCTCGCTGGAGATCAGTTACTTATAGTGTTCATAAGGATGGAGATTACAGTATTACAACGCAGCGtggaaataaaactaaataataacgAAAACTTTAGAAAAACTCAAATGGACTCGAAGCTCCTTTGACATTTGAAGAAGTTTTCCCAACATACAGAATGTATCTCTGTTTATATCGTGTACATatgcatgaatataaatgtacaaGTTGTGCCTTTATCTACTTTTGTCACACGTATCTTGTTGACTTGTAGCCTTTTAGTCCATAACGTGCGTAGATTTGAATGTATTTAGGCTAAAATCAAATTAACTGCAACCATCAATGTATTTAAGTTAATAATCACATGCCTGCAAACACATCTgttaattatgtttatatttgaaatgtaattgctAAGTTGTTTGTAAGTTGGATGGGTGTGTAAAGTGCAGGAGGAGGTTAGGTTGTAAGTTTATTTAAACCTTATCTTAAACAAAGTGCTGCCAGTACCTGAACGTGAACGTAACACAGTTTAATCTTTTTCCAACAGGATGTTGTAGGAAAACTAATGTCAGGACGTAAGCGGCCTCATGCAGGAACAGTTTTCTTTAACACGATCAACGGCCATAAAACTGCCACACAAGCTGCTCTGCTAAAGTTTCATTCATAAAAGAAGTTACCAAAGAGTAGTCGCTTTCAGGACTAATGTAGGACTCAAGTTTaagatttaatatatattatatcctTTCCATCTGCACACAGTAACAACCGACAGACGAGCTGCGGGATAAAATCAGTTAATTAACAAACCACGAAGATGATGATcgttatgtatttttattttactctacGCGAGACACTGCAGGCAAACGCATGTGTTTTCATGCACGAGTCCATTTAAGGGTTTGTCTCTTctagctttttattttactaactttgtgtaTTCGTGTGTgcagatttctcctaaattcaccagaAATTAGCGTTACATAATCCCAAATTTGCATATTTAAGGGTTAAGTATCTACAGGGGAAGTTTCATGTTGatattaatttatctttttacCCTTTTCAGCTGCAGCGTCTTTCAAACTGTAAGACAAatctttaaattacattttcttagaCTCATTTTACAGTTTACATGCACCaaactttcattcctctctataatCTGAAGCTTTTTACAGAgatttattcctaaaaacatgacaaaatgtTCGATTCTAAAACTCTTGACTCGTAATTAACGAGTTGTTCTTGCAGGAGAACAAATGTTTCCTCGTTATGTtgctaaaaaatgtaattcaggcGTTAAATTAGCAGCATAAAGACGTAATGTGAGAGAAGGGGAAGGTGCACGCATTCACTTGACAAAGAGTtcacattgaacatttaaaaaacattgtttatgaATATTAGCGTGTGTgtattagctgttagctgacGTGTCTGTGGTGATTGTTGTGCGTTTGCTGATCTCGTTGCACATTTATCAAACGACATCGCTTTAAATATTATATCTGTTaattataaactaataaacacatttaaatagatTAAAACAGGTTGTTCTGGAAGGTCTTGTGAAGATAAATTATTTGCTACAGCTTGTACGACCCTgtcaaaaatgtaaagttaataATTTACCATTGTGTTATCAGTTTAAGTTGTATCCCTAATGTGGCTCAGAAACATTTTTAGGAATGTCAGTTATCatgttaaacaaacaaatgtcGTGCTTTGTGTAAACCTGCACGTTACTGATACGGTGCTTTTACAGAGCATTAATATTCTTTATCAGACGGATTCAAGGACTCCACAGAAGCTCCGGGCGACATTAGCCGCTGCATACGAATCatttgcattgtgggtaatgtaggcggcaGGTTTGTTTGACAAGGAAGAACAAcgtgtggaataaaaaagaggaactctggttctgctgcatccaTTTTGATGATCATAATATTACATTGTAACGCCGTGTTATGGCTATTATTGTAggaactttttttaaaataatggaGCCAGGAGTAAAAAACTTTGCACGCacaaaatgtgtgaatgttttctcATAATTTAACGACTTTAGATTTTTGTCATAAATATACGACTTTAATCTTGAAAATTCTGAGTTTTCGTCTGAATATTGTTAGATTGATGCATTAGTGCGTCAATAATGACACATTTAatgatataatacatttatttctactGTTATTGCTAAAGATCCTCTTCCATCTCACATGTTACTGTGTATTGAGTATTTACTGTCCACCACTATGCAGGTAAATAAAAGTCATTCATCAGAAATGTCACTCGTTCATTCATGAGTGTAAACCAAGCTGACAGTGAGCTGATTGTAAATACAGAGAAACTGGGTGTTACTGTGTCGCTGCTGTCAGCTGCACGCCCACGCTGCTGCACCGCTGAGGAGGAGCTTCAAATCTTCATTAAAggcacattaaaaaaagatttgcttGGCTGTACTTTATTTGCTAAGccctcagggggggggggggggggaagcttcTCTCTGCAAGTAAGATGTTTACGTGTGTTGTTATAAaatagtgtacacacacacagaggtgatAGTCAGCTGGTGACTCAGCGTGCTGCTCTGCCCACAGACTCTCACCCACCAACAATATGGACAAGTTAACTCTAATAGCTTATTATTCACTTTGTTTGGCAGGAGGAACTATGGAGACCGTGTGAAAACAACacataataaacattaatgCCTCCCTTTGTTTGATTACATATCTCGTCTTAGTCTGGTGCACATTTATGATGAAGAGTATTAAGGCCGAGGGTCAGGGAAACAATGGGGGGGGGATTTTTATTATATGTCGAAATGTCCGgaatatatctgtgttttttaAGTCGAAATGTCGGGAATAAATTACAATTTTGAGAATAAATTTAAAATTTCAGGAATAAATTCGAAATTTtgagaatacatttgaaatttcGGGAATAAAGTTGAATTTGATGCaactttcaactttattctcgaAAGACAAAATACCTGTTTAAATTCTTCCTCTCTATCGTTATGCCTCGCTCTTATACTCTTTGGTACAttcaacacattcaaacacagaaTAAAGTTTATTTCCACAGTGTGATCAGGATGCATGAGGAGTTTTATTCCACTcgtctttatttctttatttcttaaatTGAAGTGTTGATTAAACTGCAGCTCGAGTTTCCCGACGGGACACAAACCTCTTCAGATTAAAACTCAATTAAATCTCTTCAAATCATCAGGACAGCATTGTATTTATACATCACGTACACTGGattgtctttatttctttgtgttttcctgattctgctgctgcagtttcaATAGTTCAATagtaagaagaaataaaaataagtctTTTAGTGAAACTGTTGACTTTTGTGTTAATTATGtgaattaaacacattaaaattcAGAATATGCAGAGGCTGTTTTTCTTGCCACACATATAACTtgcagtatttattattatgcgCGCCTGATTTACAGAAGCGCAGGAGGGAgatctggagaagaagaactcCTGCACACTGTCAGCACGAACAAGTGGGTCTGTAGACGCATCAGAAATACAAATTAACACGTTGATCAGTTAATTAAGACGTTTCTCCTGCAGCTTTTTCCATCCataaataaagtacataaaTAGAGCACAGTTAAAAGGatccatcctctggggaacatgaacaTCTGTAGAAGGTTTCATGGGAATTCATtgaacagttgttgagatatttcagtctggaccaaaagATGTGgctaaaaatatgaaaaagttAAGATACTGTAATCGTATTAAGCACATCTCAGAAtattgtttctgtccacctgtaACCACTTAACTCAATGTGACGATGTATAAATACAGAATTGAGTCATCAAGATGCATAATGAAGCTTCTGCACACGCTGCGTTCACCATCTGCCGTCCGCTCCATAGATCCCTGAAGGACGacatgtgggtgtgtttgatATGAGTCACGGCGCGGCTGCCAGGTGATGATGCAACGTaggaaatgtttaaaatagCAGATATCACACAGAGATTATTATAGGCGTTAATATGCAGGTGAGTTACAATCTGTGGTTTGTTAGGGTTTAAGTGATGAATGCAGATGTTGAAAAGACCAGATGTGCAGAGATAGCAGCATCCTTCATCCCCTGACAATCTGCAGGATATCTGCGTAACCAtccatcaacacacacagacgactTTATGTATATTAATTAGATTCCCTGACCTTTGCAGTGTCTAAATTAAATCTTGGACAAAGTGTATTTCTAATTGATTATTAGATAAACATAACTATATggataatataaaaatgtatgttacagaaggaaataaagaaaacaagttcataaataaattaataatataaaataatcctagttaaagaaagaaagaaaagagagtgagaaaatgaatacacataaatataaaaataattaaagaaaatcctagttaaagaaagacaaaagaaattaactaaaatataataaataatataaaataaacatagttaaagaaaggaagaaagaaaaaagtaaattaatgaattaaacttaaatataaaaataatataaaataatcatagTTAAAGAAAGAcgataagaaagaaaatagataaacataaatatataaataatattacaataatgataattacagaaggtaagaaagaaaacaagttaataggtaaatacacataaatataaaaataatataaaataatcagttaaagaaagaaagaaaagaaagtgagtaagaaaatgaataaacata
Protein-coding sequences here:
- the LOC115012687 gene encoding LOW QUALITY PROTEIN: somatostatin receptor type 5-like (The sequence of the model RefSeq protein was modified relative to this genomic sequence to represent the inferred CDS: deleted 1 base in 1 codon); protein product: MTDETWESGSFTSPSPGLPLFLLMLNGSDLNETLFNLTNSTGPDVSSGTSVAGVLIPLIYIIVCIIGLGGNTLVIHIVLHYSKIESVTNIYILNLAIADELFMLGLPFLAVQNTLQMWPFGSFMCRLVMTVDSINQFTSIFCLTVMSIDRYLAVVHPIRSSKWRRPQVAKLVNGTVWALSFLVVLPVVIFANIQRTGGRPTCNIAWPQPANIWRAAFIIYTSTVGFFCPLLIICLCYLIIVFKVRSSGKKVHATSTKRRKSERKVTRMVVIVVAVFVFCWLPFYALNIINLLVALPEEYQGLYYFVVVLGYANSCANPIVYGFLSDNFKRGFRKALCRSTRKVENHEPMARQQEQKEGRMALMPRESLRRVVRREEDEDEEDVSEMTEIYRIAESSHSSFQPQSSQPLLSEKATTPGATELSSPDRKDKSGDVKGKDLANGSTLTVPLLLNGNKNGSIKTLPEEHLEQSASLEISYL